A region from the Chelmon rostratus isolate fCheRos1 chromosome 6, fCheRos1.pri, whole genome shotgun sequence genome encodes:
- the rad52 gene encoding DNA repair protein RAD52 homolog, which yields MSSNAEEGSNPATKCFGQCTYTAEEYQAVHNALRQKLGPEYISTRVAGGGQRVCYIEGHRVISLANEMFGYNGWSHSISQQNVDFVDLINGKFYVGVSAFVKVQLKDGAFHEDVGYGVSEGLKSKALSLEKARKEAVTDGMKRALKCFGNALGNCILNKEYLLAINKIPKQPPPPLDLMQTKRSDGEPSVDKARYSSLVREDKLASVVGPSRTPLEPRILNQKQNCSEVHTPNAADSALDRQSENICSRPPTDSETHTDPKQLRKLRQQQLQQQFRKEMEAKRLQQEQHQAKSEDTEVAIGRGSSGGHEGAPALSDSTSAGHRTPSSKDEYLADDPELWDFTLDGIEALDVLAGGPQTRGFRPSTPSSHQMQTRSKTPQRAPGRPPDEAPSYSRGQDRSQFRPQTGSGEAFSPYRQGQYMKKRRLDS from the exons ATGTCCAGTAACGCTGAGGAGGGGAGCAACCCTGCAACTAAGTGCTTCGGGCAG tgtaCCTACACAGCTGAGGAGTACCAGGCGGTGCACAACGCTCTGCGACAGAAGCTGGGACCAGAGTACATCAGTACCAGAGTggctggaggaggacagagg GTGTGTTACATTGAAGGCCATCGTGTGATCAGCCTGGCTAATGAGATGTTTGGATACAACGGATGGTCTCACTCCATCTCTCAGCAGAATGTCG ACTTTGTCGACCTCATCAACGGGAAGTTTTATGTTGGAGTCAGTGCGTTTgtcaaagtgcagctgaag GACGGGGCATTTCATGAGGATGTAGGGTACGGAGTCAGTGAAGGGCTGAAGTCTAAAGCTCTGTCATTGGAAAAGGCGAGAAAGGAAGCTGTCACTGATGGCATGAAGAGAGCGCTGAA ATGCTTCGGTAATGCCCTGGGAAACTGCATCCTGAATAAAGAATATCTTCTAGCCATTAACAAGATCCCCAAACAG cctcctcctcctctagaCCTGATGCAGACTAAGCGCTCTGACGGTGAGCCCTCAGTGGACAAGGCCCGGTACTCCAGTCTGGTCCGGGAGGACAAGCTTGCGTCTGTGGTGGGACCTAGCAGGACGCCGCTGGAGCCCAGAATCCTCAACCAGAAGCAGAACTGTTCAGAAGTTCATACTCCTAATGCCGCTGACTCTGCTCTCGACAGGCAGAGTGAGAACATCTGCTCCAG ACCTCCCACAGACTCTGAAACCCACACGGACCCCAAACAGCTGAGAAAACTccgacagcagcagcttcagcagcagttcagaaaagagatggaggccaagaggctgcagcaggaacagcatCAAGCCAAGTCTGAGGACACAGAGGTCGCTATTGGACGGGGATCCAGTGGAG GTCATGAAGGTGCACCCGCTCTCAGTGACAGCACCTCGGCTGGACACAGGACCCCCAGCAGCAAGGACGAGTATTTAGCAG atgatCCTGAGCTCTGGGATTTCACTCTGGATGGGATTGAGGCGCTTGATGTCCTCGCAGGTGGCCCTCAGACCAGAGGGTTCAGGCCCAGCACACCCAGCAGTCACCAGATGCAGACACGCAGTAAGACCCCTCAGAGAGCCCCGGGCAGACCTCCAGACGAGGCCCCGTCGTACAgcagaggacaggacaggagtCAGTTCAGACCTCAAACAGGATCAG GTGAAGCCTTCAGTCCATACAGACAGGGACAGTACATGAAGAAACGCAGACTGGACAGCTGA